Proteins found in one Methylophaga thalassica genomic segment:
- the hrpA gene encoding ATP-dependent RNA helicase HrpA, whose amino-acid sequence MLTDRYRLQRQWQQLQKNKANAEAIGQFTQRVLKSVERAQTRLKNIPKPDFSADLPVIERRHEVAKAIQDNQVIILCGETGSGKTTQLPKICLELGRGVTGLIGHTQPRRIAARTVATRIAEELGSEIGQTVGYKVRFHDHVNAESSYIKLMTDGILLAETQNDRFLNQYDTLIIDEAHERSLNIDFLLGYIKQLLPKRPDLKVIITSATIDTERFSKHFDNAPVIEVSGRTYPVEVRYRPLLTTDEDSPDYDMVSGIVAAVDELCREGPGDILIFLAGERDIRDVSEALRKHHPPQTEILPLFARQSAAEQNRVFKTGGQRRIILSTNVAETSLTVPGIRYVVDPGNARISRYSVRNKVQRLPIEKISQSSANQRSGRCGRVAAGICIRLYDEDDFNNRPAFTDPEVLRTNLASVILQMSALKLGNPAKFPFINPPPQKMINDGYRLLDELGAVDKQRNITEVGRQLSKLPIDPKIARMLLAGAEQNSLTEVLIIASALSIQDPRERPMDKQQAADEAHSKYKDERSDFIAFIKLWNHYHDKKKHLSQNKLRKYCKEQFLSFLRLREWHDIHQQLHVQLAELGLKFNQQEASYDSIHRALLAGLLSHVATKTDKFEYTGGRNLKLQIFPGSALHKKGPKWIMAAELVETGKLYARIVAKIEPEWIEPIAGDLVRRQYSDPHWEKKPAQVVAFESVSLNGLPIVSRRRIHYGPIDPPVANEIFIRSALVEGDWHCQAKFFQHNRRLIEEIELLEQKSRRRDVLVDDDTLFDFYRKKVPDNIVNGASFEKWRKQSEKKDPNLLMLSKEVLMQHQAEQVTADQFPDQILINRVPLPLEYHFEPGKAEDGITQTIPLSLLNQTSSERYEWLVPGLLREKVIFLIKALPKSLRRHFIPVPQYADQCIKAMSSTSGALLPALSEQLRKLTGVEIDMSDWRTEELPLYLQMNFKLVDDQGELLDESRDLDKLKENWAREAAASFRQIPDSDYEKRGLTSWSFDTLPEQITLEQNGLEVTAYPALVDKKECVDLTLMDTKAQAAELTRYGLRRLFMLNQADAVKYLHKNLPDIKQMCLHYANVPPSPYADNKQTDISPCEQLKSDLIHVAFDRCFILDQPTITDKTVFEKRITERKSDLINLAAKLAQNIAKPLAEYHAIAKRLTGNIPLAAINSVNDIKQQLGFLIYQGFVHDTPDEALKRLPVYCQAAGIRLDRLLTDPNKDKQRMAEVMPHWQKFINKVNKIETVDFKEYRWMLEEFRISVFAQELKTAYPISAKRLEKQWQQC is encoded by the coding sequence ATGCTGACAGACAGATACCGTCTTCAACGTCAGTGGCAGCAATTACAAAAGAATAAGGCAAATGCTGAGGCTATTGGTCAGTTTACTCAGCGAGTACTGAAATCAGTTGAGCGAGCCCAAACCCGTCTCAAGAATATCCCGAAACCAGACTTCAGTGCTGATTTACCCGTTATTGAACGTCGTCATGAAGTGGCGAAAGCCATTCAGGATAATCAGGTGATTATTCTTTGCGGTGAAACCGGTTCAGGAAAAACAACACAACTCCCTAAAATCTGTCTGGAACTGGGCCGTGGTGTCACAGGTTTGATTGGGCATACACAACCACGTCGTATTGCTGCCAGAACTGTTGCGACACGTATTGCTGAGGAACTGGGCTCAGAGATCGGTCAAACGGTGGGTTATAAAGTCCGCTTTCATGATCATGTCAATGCAGAAAGCAGCTACATCAAATTAATGACCGATGGTATTTTGCTGGCAGAAACACAAAATGACCGCTTTCTGAATCAATACGACACCCTGATTATTGACGAAGCACATGAACGAAGCCTCAATATCGATTTTTTACTAGGTTATATCAAACAGCTGTTACCCAAGCGTCCTGACCTCAAAGTCATTATCACTTCTGCAACCATCGACACCGAGCGTTTCTCCAAACATTTTGATAATGCGCCGGTCATCGAAGTCAGTGGTCGCACCTATCCGGTAGAAGTGCGTTATCGCCCTCTTCTCACCACCGATGAAGACTCACCTGATTACGATATGGTGTCAGGTATTGTTGCCGCCGTAGATGAACTTTGTCGTGAAGGCCCTGGTGATATTCTGATTTTCCTCGCCGGTGAACGGGATATACGAGATGTGTCCGAAGCATTACGCAAGCACCATCCGCCTCAAACGGAAATTCTGCCTCTATTTGCCAGACAGTCAGCCGCAGAGCAAAATCGTGTGTTTAAAACGGGTGGTCAACGACGCATTATTTTGTCTACCAATGTCGCGGAAACATCATTGACCGTGCCCGGCATACGCTATGTGGTTGATCCGGGCAATGCCCGCATCAGTCGCTATAGTGTGCGTAACAAAGTGCAGCGACTGCCAATAGAAAAAATTTCTCAGTCCAGCGCTAATCAGCGTTCAGGTCGCTGTGGTCGAGTTGCGGCGGGTATTTGTATTCGTCTATATGACGAAGATGATTTTAATAATCGTCCGGCCTTTACCGATCCTGAAGTGTTGAGGACCAACCTCGCCTCCGTCATTTTACAGATGTCGGCCCTGAAATTAGGTAATCCGGCGAAATTCCCCTTCATTAATCCACCGCCACAAAAAATGATTAATGATGGTTACCGCCTGTTAGATGAACTCGGTGCTGTTGATAAACAACGCAATATTACTGAGGTGGGTAGACAGCTATCCAAACTTCCGATTGATCCTAAAATTGCCAGAATGTTACTGGCTGGTGCAGAGCAAAACAGTCTCACCGAAGTACTGATTATTGCCAGTGCTTTAAGTATTCAGGATCCACGTGAAAGACCGATGGATAAACAGCAGGCGGCTGATGAGGCACATTCTAAATATAAAGATGAACGTTCTGATTTTATTGCCTTTATTAAGCTATGGAATCATTATCACGATAAGAAAAAACACCTCAGTCAGAATAAGCTGAGAAAGTATTGCAAAGAACAGTTTCTATCATTTTTAAGGTTACGTGAATGGCATGACATTCATCAGCAGTTACATGTTCAACTCGCTGAGCTTGGTCTCAAGTTTAACCAGCAGGAAGCCAGCTATGACAGTATCCATCGTGCGCTGCTTGCTGGTTTGCTGAGTCATGTAGCAACAAAAACCGATAAGTTTGAATATACCGGTGGTCGCAATTTAAAGTTACAAATATTCCCAGGTTCAGCCTTACATAAAAAAGGACCAAAATGGATTATGGCGGCTGAGTTGGTTGAAACCGGTAAGCTCTACGCCAGGATTGTGGCCAAAATAGAACCGGAATGGATTGAACCTATTGCTGGGGACTTAGTTAGACGACAATATTCAGATCCGCACTGGGAGAAAAAGCCTGCCCAAGTTGTTGCTTTCGAATCAGTCTCTCTCAATGGCCTGCCAATTGTCAGCCGTCGCCGTATTCATTACGGCCCTATCGATCCGCCTGTAGCCAATGAGATTTTTATTCGCTCGGCGCTAGTGGAAGGTGACTGGCACTGTCAGGCGAAGTTTTTCCAGCATAACCGTCGTCTGATTGAAGAAATTGAGCTGCTTGAACAAAAATCGCGACGCCGTGACGTACTGGTCGATGACGATACGTTGTTTGATTTTTATCGAAAAAAAGTACCCGATAACATTGTTAACGGTGCCAGTTTCGAGAAATGGCGGAAACAGTCAGAAAAGAAAGATCCCAATTTATTGATGCTCAGCAAAGAAGTGCTTATGCAGCATCAGGCCGAGCAAGTTACTGCGGATCAGTTCCCTGATCAAATATTAATCAACAGAGTCCCGCTGCCGCTTGAGTATCATTTTGAGCCGGGAAAAGCTGAAGACGGCATAACACAAACCATTCCATTATCACTACTGAATCAAACCAGCAGTGAACGTTATGAATGGTTAGTGCCGGGATTATTACGCGAAAAAGTCATTTTCCTGATTAAAGCTTTACCGAAATCATTACGTCGTCATTTTATTCCAGTGCCTCAGTATGCTGATCAATGCATAAAAGCCATGTCGAGTACATCTGGGGCTTTATTACCTGCCCTGAGTGAACAATTACGAAAACTCACTGGCGTTGAAATTGATATGTCAGACTGGCGGACAGAAGAACTACCGCTTTATCTACAAATGAATTTTAAGCTGGTGGATGATCAGGGAGAGTTGCTCGATGAAAGTCGTGATCTGGATAAGCTGAAGGAAAACTGGGCTCGTGAAGCCGCAGCCAGTTTCAGACAAATTCCAGATAGTGACTATGAAAAGAGAGGACTCACGTCATGGTCATTTGATACGTTACCAGAGCAAATCACACTGGAACAGAATGGTTTAGAAGTTACAGCCTATCCGGCGCTTGTCGACAAAAAAGAGTGTGTCGATTTAACCTTGATGGATACAAAAGCGCAGGCTGCAGAACTAACACGTTATGGGCTGCGTCGTCTGTTTATGCTGAACCAGGCTGATGCCGTTAAGTATTTACATAAAAACCTGCCTGACATCAAACAGATGTGCCTGCATTATGCCAATGTGCCGCCTTCACCCTACGCTGATAATAAGCAGACAGATATTAGTCCTTGCGAGCAGCTGAAAAGCGATCTGATTCATGTGGCGTTTGACCGCTGTTTTATTCTTGATCAGCCCACCATCACTGATAAAACAGTATTTGAAAAGCGCATTACAGAAAGAAAAAGTGATCTGATTAACTTGGCTGCCAAACTGGCTCAGAATATTGCCAAACCACTTGCCGAATATCATGCCATTGCCAAACGTTTAACAGGGAATATTCCACTGGCAGCTATCAATTCTGTAAACGATATAAAACAACAACTGGGCTTTCTGATTTATCAAGGCTTTGTTCACGATACGCCAGATGAGGCGTTAAAACGTTTGCCTGTATATTGCCAAGCCGCCGGTATCAGACTGGATCGTTTATTAACCGATCCAAATAAAGACAAACAACGTATGGCTGAAGTCATGCCACATTGGCAAAAGTTTATTAATAAGGTCAATAAAATCGAAACGGTTGATTTTAAAGAGTACCGCTGGATGCTTGAGGAATTTCGTATTTCCGTCTTTGCTCAGGAACTCAAAACGGCCTACCCCATTTCAGCTAAGCGTTTGGAAAAACAATGGCAACAATGCTGA
- a CDS encoding putative bifunctional diguanylate cyclase/phosphodiesterase: MKTVSQSDVEPGVQQFEINKMRIGILLQQGVIACITNIVILLLTLIALYSYNDLKLLHLWGATIFLTIVLRLLIVKYLNVYFSQRPDDPSVVSRCEKIYAAGVFLSGLAWGSLGFAFDAETQFNHQLIIPLVVAGLCSGAIYSMLSSFISFISYVYPMLISVILAMFYVDLKVEALTLVTYMIACTMLFRNLHERVTESLRLRQENRHLVRHLTSVNASQTKLVETLQKKEIFLTQTFENAGFPIFLMTADMVILDANKAGCKLFGYSKTEFKGMNMLLLLHEDECGEASRDFYRLIDGDLQQYQITRKCLSRDKRPLWLTGTVSAVRNTNNKVDYFVIHAQDITEQKSLSEDLQHLTLHDTLTGLPNRFAIEKHLQLLLQETNSLNHVFCYIDVDQFKVINDTCGHKAGDKLLTQIANIIKCELQPSDILARLSGDEFAAVLIDTTSEQAKEKLNRVMEKIRRFEFIDNDLLFTSSISVGMVNIRPESTMTEIFKQADNACYAAKESGRDRLHVFSDSDEELVQRSGEMRWVSRIQQALSNNKLVLFSQPIVATHKKNSTKPHCELLIRMLDEDGSIIPPGHFLPAAERYNLAASIDMWTVSHVLSRLEEARKAGRDISGVYGINLSGQSLGDTRFYDKIIKLIISADLVDSGAVICFEITETAAISNMHSALYFINELRKVGCLFALDDFGSGLSSFAYLKQLPIDFLKIDGMFVKDCVENSVNLEIVNSINGIGQVLGLKTVAEFVEDDVTLISLQHIGVDFVQGYNIGRPEAWVV; this comes from the coding sequence TTGAAAACGGTTAGTCAAAGTGATGTAGAACCTGGCGTTCAGCAATTTGAGATAAACAAAATGCGTATAGGCATTTTGTTACAGCAAGGTGTTATCGCTTGCATAACAAATATTGTTATTCTGCTATTAACCCTTATCGCACTGTATTCTTACAATGACTTAAAGTTATTGCATCTATGGGGCGCAACTATCTTTCTGACTATTGTGCTTCGACTTTTGATAGTCAAATATCTCAACGTGTATTTTTCTCAACGTCCTGATGATCCCAGCGTTGTTTCACGTTGTGAAAAAATCTATGCCGCTGGTGTATTTCTATCTGGTCTGGCTTGGGGCAGTCTGGGTTTTGCGTTTGATGCTGAGACGCAATTCAATCATCAGCTGATTATTCCACTCGTGGTTGCTGGGTTATGCTCAGGTGCCATTTATTCGATGTTGAGCAGCTTTATAAGCTTTATTTCTTATGTTTATCCGATGCTCATTTCCGTTATCCTGGCGATGTTCTATGTCGATCTTAAGGTTGAAGCACTGACACTTGTCACATATATGATTGCCTGCACGATGCTATTCAGAAACCTGCATGAGAGAGTCACCGAAAGTTTGCGATTACGTCAGGAAAACCGGCACTTGGTGCGTCATTTAACGAGTGTCAATGCTTCACAAACAAAGTTAGTTGAAACATTACAAAAGAAAGAGATTTTTCTGACACAAACCTTCGAAAATGCTGGTTTTCCCATCTTTTTAATGACGGCAGACATGGTCATATTAGATGCAAACAAAGCCGGATGTAAGCTATTCGGTTACAGTAAGACAGAATTCAAAGGCATGAATATGTTATTGCTATTGCATGAAGATGAATGCGGTGAAGCGAGTCGCGACTTTTATAGACTTATTGATGGTGATTTGCAGCAATATCAGATTACAAGAAAATGCTTGAGTCGTGATAAACGACCTCTGTGGTTAACAGGGACAGTTTCTGCGGTTAGAAATACGAATAACAAAGTCGATTATTTTGTCATTCATGCACAAGATATTACAGAGCAAAAGTCACTTTCGGAAGATCTTCAACATCTCACTTTACATGATACGCTGACCGGGCTTCCTAATAGATTCGCCATTGAAAAGCACTTACAGTTATTACTTCAGGAGACAAATTCTCTTAACCATGTTTTTTGTTATATCGATGTTGACCAGTTTAAGGTTATCAATGATACCTGCGGTCATAAAGCAGGGGATAAACTACTTACTCAGATAGCAAACATTATCAAGTGTGAGCTACAACCATCGGATATTCTGGCCAGGTTAAGTGGTGACGAGTTTGCTGCTGTATTAATTGATACTACTTCTGAGCAGGCTAAAGAAAAACTCAACCGTGTGATGGAGAAGATCAGACGTTTCGAGTTTATTGATAATGATTTACTGTTTACCTCGTCTATCAGTGTTGGCATGGTCAATATCAGACCAGAAAGTACGATGACTGAGATTTTTAAACAGGCGGACAATGCCTGTTACGCAGCAAAAGAATCAGGCAGGGATCGACTGCATGTGTTTAGTGACAGCGATGAAGAACTTGTACAGCGCAGTGGCGAAATGCGTTGGGTATCTAGAATTCAGCAAGCACTGAGTAATAACAAACTGGTTTTGTTCAGCCAGCCTATTGTGGCTACACATAAGAAAAACAGTACGAAACCGCATTGTGAACTACTGATAAGAATGTTGGATGAAGATGGCTCAATTATTCCTCCAGGTCATTTTCTGCCCGCAGCAGAGCGGTATAACCTTGCTGCTTCTATTGATATGTGGACAGTTAGCCATGTGTTGTCACGTCTGGAAGAGGCGAGAAAAGCCGGGCGTGATATCAGTGGTGTATATGGGATCAATTTATCCGGTCAATCGCTTGGGGATACCCGATTTTATGACAAAATCATCAAGCTAATTATCTCCGCTGATTTAGTTGATTCAGGTGCCGTTATTTGTTTCGAAATTACTGAAACAGCAGCCATCTCGAATATGCATAGCGCGCTTTACTTTATTAATGAGCTGAGAAAAGTCGGCTGCTTATTTGCACTGGATGATTTTGGTAGTGGTCTGTCTTCATTTGCTTATTTGAAGCAACTGCCGATTGACTTTCTCAAGATTGACGGAATGTTTGTCAAAGACTGTGTGGAAAATTCAGTGAACCTTGAAATTGTTAACTCTATCAATGGCATCGGTCAGGTGTTGGGACTCAAAACCGTGGCTGAGTTTGTTGAAGATGATGTGACACTAATCAGCTTACAACATATAGGCGTTGATTTTGTGCAAGGATATAACATTGGTCGCCCTGAAGCCTGGGTGGTTTAG
- a CDS encoding c-type cytochrome, which produces MASVAVICSFTSALFIPLPVLADGRPYTVKQNNKVDSDTFIGYKVYRTWCARCHGTFGQGLAASDLTNTLKNTDRDDFFKIVARGKKGRMGEMPAWQSNDNVMKNRDRIYSYLRARADGALGAVTPELID; this is translated from the coding sequence ATGGCATCGGTCGCTGTTATATGTTCATTTACTTCTGCACTTTTTATCCCGTTGCCAGTGCTTGCCGATGGAAGACCTTATACAGTCAAACAAAATAATAAAGTAGATTCAGATACGTTTATCGGTTACAAGGTATACAGAACATGGTGCGCTCGTTGTCATGGCACTTTTGGTCAAGGGCTCGCAGCCAGTGACCTTACTAATACATTAAAAAACACGGATCGTGATGATTTCTTTAAGATCGTTGCCAGAGGGAAAAAAGGCCGTATGGGCGAAATGCCAGCCTGGCAGTCAAATGATAATGTAATGAAAAACAGAGACAGAATTTATAGCTACCTGAGAGCCAGAGCAGATGGTGCTCTAGGAGCCGTTACACCCGAGTTAATCGACTAA
- a CDS encoding PepSY domain-containing protein, translating into MYKVMLLLFVASLCLPAWADDHLPYEQEPGNNINEITLPLSDHTAAELAKVETGGKVLSVDEEHYGNKIIFRVKVLHNDGKVKIHRFDRDSGHSVP; encoded by the coding sequence ATGTATAAAGTCATGTTACTGCTATTCGTTGCCAGTTTATGCCTACCTGCCTGGGCAGATGACCACCTCCCCTACGAACAAGAACCAGGTAATAATATAAATGAAATAACGTTACCACTATCGGACCACACTGCAGCAGAACTGGCTAAAGTGGAGACCGGCGGAAAAGTACTTTCTGTAGACGAAGAACACTACGGCAATAAAATTATTTTTCGTGTTAAAGTGCTGCATAACGACGGTAAAGTGAAAATACATCGCTTTGATCGTGACTCTGGCCACTCCGTTCCATGA
- a CDS encoding response regulator transcription factor yields MRVLLVEDEKHLREQITQQLKQHNLTVDAVADGDEGLFMGSEYPYDVAIIDLGLPKLSGIELIQSLRKQGFDYPILILTARSRWQDKVEGLESGADDYLVKPFHFEELIARINALSRRASGWSNPTLSCGPITLNPATQEVTKHDELVELTAYEYRLLHYLLLHAGEVISKTELTDHIYEQDQDRDSNVIEVFVKRLRSKLDPDKQLNPIETLRGRGYRLNLPRESH; encoded by the coding sequence ATGCGCGTACTATTAGTGGAAGATGAAAAGCATCTTCGCGAACAAATTACCCAACAATTAAAGCAGCATAATCTTACTGTCGATGCAGTAGCTGATGGTGATGAAGGTCTGTTTATGGGCTCTGAATATCCTTATGATGTCGCCATTATCGATTTAGGATTGCCTAAACTTTCAGGTATTGAACTTATTCAATCCTTGCGTAAACAAGGTTTTGATTACCCTATCCTGATATTAACCGCCCGTAGTCGTTGGCAGGACAAAGTGGAAGGGCTTGAATCTGGCGCAGATGACTATCTTGTCAAGCCATTTCATTTTGAAGAGTTGATTGCCCGTATTAATGCGCTTAGTCGTCGAGCTTCCGGCTGGTCAAACCCAACACTAAGTTGTGGCCCCATTACACTGAATCCGGCCACACAAGAAGTCACTAAACATGACGAACTTGTTGAATTAACGGCTTATGAATACCGCCTGCTTCATTATTTATTACTGCACGCCGGTGAAGTGATTTCCAAAACAGAACTGACCGACCACATCTATGAACAGGATCAGGATCGTGACAGTAATGTCATTGAAGTATTTGTAAAACGCTTACGTAGTAAACTGGATCCAGACAAACAGCTAAATCCGATAGAGACACTACGTGGTCGTGGTTACAGGCTTAACCTGCCCCGTGAAAGTCATTAA
- a CDS encoding ATP-binding protein, which yields MVVVTGLTCPVKVINFSLSNRVLVAVSLVLTAFLGLSAISLNNAFKSSAELEQKKRLKNYVYTLLTAAEINDKGELKMTHDLAEPKFSIPNSGLYAQITSSGKIVWQSPSAIGHFLSLPFQPGPSNEHYTVVDVDGGMKLQNLAFGIVWETETGKELDYTINVAEDMSTIKETTASFQRSLWYWLGGTGLMLLLAQWLILKWSLRPLHDVAKDLHAIETGEHHRLNDEYPRELKQLTNNINALLDHEQSRRQRYKNSLADLAHSLKTPLSVFRGELANNHDLQSLKSTGYEQLDRISTLVDYQLQRASTEGKSSLLAPVSLGEIIHKIIGSLDKVYKNKAIRHQCEIERDAYIHADEGDMYELLGNLLENAYKYCKHQVHVIATSSGNMVKIRVEDDGAGIPTRAESYIIKRGHRIDTQAEGQGIGLAIVSDIIMAYEGNIHLERGRLGGASFIVELPRI from the coding sequence GTGGTCGTGGTTACAGGCTTAACCTGCCCCGTGAAAGTCATTAATTTTTCTTTATCCAACCGGGTTCTTGTTGCTGTCAGTCTTGTTTTAACTGCGTTTCTTGGACTATCTGCGATCAGTCTTAATAATGCATTTAAAAGCAGCGCGGAGCTGGAACAGAAGAAACGTTTAAAGAACTACGTTTACACGCTGCTTACCGCAGCAGAAATTAATGATAAAGGTGAGTTAAAAATGACTCACGATCTGGCAGAACCTAAATTTTCTATTCCCAATTCCGGCTTGTATGCACAAATAACCAGTAGTGGGAAAATTGTCTGGCAATCCCCGTCCGCCATTGGCCATTTCTTGTCATTACCCTTTCAACCCGGACCATCCAATGAACATTACACCGTGGTGGATGTTGACGGAGGCATGAAATTGCAAAATCTGGCCTTTGGTATTGTCTGGGAAACCGAGACAGGTAAAGAACTGGACTACACCATTAATGTGGCTGAAGACATGTCGACGATAAAAGAGACAACAGCCAGTTTCCAACGTAGTTTATGGTACTGGTTAGGCGGTACGGGTCTCATGCTATTACTTGCACAATGGTTGATATTGAAGTGGAGCTTACGGCCATTACACGATGTTGCTAAGGATCTACATGCAATTGAAACCGGTGAACATCATCGTTTAAATGATGAATATCCACGTGAGCTAAAACAACTCACCAACAATATCAACGCGCTTTTAGATCACGAACAATCACGTCGTCAACGCTACAAAAATTCTCTTGCTGATTTGGCACACAGCCTTAAAACGCCTCTTTCCGTTTTTCGTGGTGAACTGGCCAATAATCATGATTTGCAGAGTCTTAAAAGCACGGGGTATGAACAACTGGACAGGATAAGTACCCTTGTCGATTACCAACTTCAACGTGCCTCTACCGAAGGTAAAAGTAGTTTACTCGCCCCTGTATCACTCGGTGAGATTATCCATAAAATTATCGGAAGTTTAGACAAAGTCTATAAAAACAAGGCTATACGTCATCAATGTGAGATTGAGCGTGATGCCTATATTCATGCTGATGAAGGTGATATGTATGAGCTTTTAGGCAATTTGCTGGAAAATGCATACAAATATTGCAAACATCAGGTGCATGTTATTGCCACAAGCTCAGGAAATATGGTCAAAATCCGTGTAGAAGATGATGGTGCTGGTATTCCGACACGTGCTGAAAGCTACATTATCAAACGCGGACACCGCATTGATACCCAAGCAGAGGGGCAAGGTATCGGCCTTGCCATTGTCAGCGATATTATTATGGCTTACGAAGGTAATATCCACCTTGAACGGGGCCGTTTAGGTGGCGCAAGTTTTATTGTGGAATTACCCCGAATTTAA
- the yjgA gene encoding ribosome biogenesis factor YjgA: protein MSEFEYDQDAEWPADWEFEKSKTQVKQELNALKDLGRSLIELSAKDLQKLDLSEDLYDAIISAQSMSKGALKRQVGYIGGLIADSDHEAISQKLQQLKQPHQGQVKQFHQIEQWRDRLLAGENEVYAELIAEFDDFDVQHVRQLVRNAQREAKQEKPPKSARQLFQYLQSQQQA, encoded by the coding sequence ATGTCAGAGTTTGAATATGATCAGGATGCAGAGTGGCCAGCTGATTGGGAATTTGAAAAAAGTAAAACACAGGTAAAACAAGAGCTTAATGCGTTAAAAGATCTTGGTCGTTCATTAATAGAGCTGTCAGCTAAAGATTTGCAAAAATTAGACTTATCTGAAGATCTTTATGATGCAATTATCAGCGCACAATCAATGAGTAAAGGTGCTTTGAAACGTCAGGTTGGGTATATCGGTGGTCTGATAGCTGATAGCGACCATGAAGCGATAAGTCAGAAGTTACAGCAGTTAAAACAGCCGCATCAGGGCCAGGTAAAACAGTTTCATCAAATCGAGCAATGGCGAGATAGATTGCTGGCAGGTGAAAATGAGGTCTATGCTGAATTAATCGCTGAGTTTGATGACTTTGATGTTCAGCATGTCAGACAGCTGGTCAGAAATGCACAACGTGAAGCGAAACAAGAAAAACCACCGAAGTCAGCACGACAATTATTCCAGTACTTACAATCACAGCAACAAGCTTAA
- a CDS encoding secondary thiamine-phosphate synthase enzyme YjbQ, which translates to MVFQRTLTFKSPGRGTTNITPDIQELVAESGVSTGTCHVFVQHTSASLMLCENADPDVRHDLETFMQHLVPDGDPMFRHQDEGPDDMSAHIRTVLTNPDLTVPISGAQCDLGIWQGIYLWEHRTHQQRRRIIVTIIGE; encoded by the coding sequence ATGGTTTTTCAGCGCACATTAACATTTAAAAGTCCCGGACGAGGTACCACTAATATCACCCCTGATATACAAGAACTTGTTGCAGAGTCTGGTGTGTCTACAGGTACTTGTCATGTCTTTGTTCAACACACCAGTGCTTCATTAATGCTCTGTGAAAACGCTGATCCAGATGTGCGTCACGATCTTGAAACCTTTATGCAGCATTTGGTGCCAGATGGCGATCCGATGTTCAGGCATCAGGATGAGGGACCGGATGATATGAGTGCCCATATTCGTACGGTTTTAACCAATCCAGATCTAACTGTTCCGATAAGTGGGGCACAGTGTGATTTAGGCATTTGGCAAGGAATTTATTTGTGGGAACATCGTACCCATCAACAACGCCGTCGCATTATTGTGACGATAATAGGTGAATAA